In Taeniopygia guttata chromosome Z, bTaeGut7.mat, whole genome shotgun sequence, one genomic interval encodes:
- the LOC140681941 gene encoding serine/threonine-protein kinase PAK 3-like: MTVKINKNPNVVNYLGSYLVDNQFWLVMEFMDGGTLSDVISKTYLSEDEIAAISRECLQGLDFLHWNHVIYRDVKSDNILLRTDGSVKLADFGLFAQLTPEQRRRSSVAGTSGWMAPEVLTGQPYGPKVDIWSFGIVGIEMVEGEVPHRNETPVSAELPIARGERPQLRKPNRFSPHLCDFLSCCLQTDEEQRWSAKRLLQHPFVTSAKPVSILAPLITVLKWMEKRRM, translated from the exons ATGACTGTGAAGATAAATAAGAATCCCAACGTGGTCAACTATTTAGGCAG ctaCCTTGTGGATAATCAATTCTGGCTGGTTATGGAGTTCATGGATGGAGGCACTCTGAGCGATGTCATCAGCAAGACCTACCTGTCTGAAGACGAGATAGCAGCCATCAGTCGGGAG tgcctgcaaggattGGATTTTCTTCACTGGAACCACGTGATCTACCGAGATGTGAAGAGTGACAACATCCTTCTCAGAACCGACGGCTCTGTCAAGCTGG CTGACTTTGGCCTCTTTGCTCAGCTCACCCCTGAGCAGCGTAGACGGAGCTCAGTGGCCGGCACTTCTGGCTGGATGGCACCTGAAGTGCTGACAGGTCAACCATatggccccaaagtggacatatGGTCTTTTGGAATCGTGGGCATCGAAATGGTGGAAGGAGAAGTTCCTCACAGGAATGAAACTCCTGTTTCG gcTGAACTCCCAATAGCCAGAGGAGAGAGACCACAGCTGCGGAAGCCCAACCGATTCTCGCCTCACCTGTGTGActttctgagctgctgcctgcagacagaCGAAGAGCAGCGCTGGTCTGCCAAGAGGCTCCTGCAG CATCCATTTGTAACATCAGCCAAACCAGTGTCCATCCTGGCACCACTCATCACTGTCCTGAAGtggatggagaagagaagaaTGTAA
- the LOC140682000 gene encoding uncharacterized protein, producing the protein MVVDRTEETTVSALAPSPPGEAEEEKIEKYDREAPSVVTPEPESSEPMTETPAVSALAPSPPGEQAKEEQIEEYDLEAQSGVTPEPESPEAMTEATTVSALAPSAPCEEAKEEQTEEYDLEAPSVVTPEPESPEPMIETTAVSALAPSPLGEEAKREQVEQYDLEAPSVVTAQPESLEPVLPEKEQEQPALSEMPWQTRGELFPAREQEEQLRQQVEEPQENAQNIKAESQAELPGAQSAIMEVKKGNKEDMRRIQEEMNLRQQRGDQQDQVSERVAATPLMKDPLSCILQNLKEQLDTEFQKIDTKMKAKEKRQEEEMKIIREKLNRLPQALQEQVQMLTSHRAACKDFQQMSGNEEPQAWHEVQEPSPPKLLQVEHDLKMVQEKWTHLNKELQMCLKPLEWERNP; encoded by the exons atggtggtagat aggacagaggaaacaacagtgtctgccctggctccctctcctcctggtgaagccgaagaggaaaaaattgagaAGTATGACCgcgaggctccatcagtggtcacacctgagcctgaatcttctgagcca atgacagagacaccagcagtgtctgccctggctccctctcctcctggtgaacaagccaaagaggagcaaattgaggagtatgaccttgAGGCTCAATCAGGGgtcacaccagagcctgaatctcctgaggCA atgacagaggcaacaacagtgtctgccttggctccctctgctccttgtgaagaagccaaagaggagcaaactgaggagtatgacctcgaggctccatcagtggtcacgcctgagcctgaatctcctgagcca atgatagagacaacagcagtgtctgccctggctccgtCTCCTcttggtgaagaagccaaacgAGAGCAAGTTGAGCAGTATGACctcgaggctccatcagtggtcacagcacagcctgaatCTTTGGAGCCA GTCCTtccagagaaagagcaggagcagcctgcttTGTCAGAGATGCCATGGCAGACTCGGGGAGAGCTGTTCCCAGCCCGagagcaggaagagcagctcaggcagcaggtgGAAGAGCCACAGGAGAATGCCCAG AACATCAAGGCAGAGTCACAAGCAGAGCTGCCCGGGGCTCAGAGTGCCATCATGGAAGTGAAGAAGGGGAACAAGGAAGACATGAGAAGAATTCAAGAGGAGATGAATCTCCGTCAGCAGAGGGGCGATCAACAAGACCAGGTGAGTGAAAGAGTGGCAGCCACTCCACTCATGAAAGATCCTCTTTCTTGTATTTTACAGAACTTGAAGGAACAGCTGGACACGGAGTTTCAGAAAATTGACACTAAGATGAAGGCAAAGGAGAAGAggcaggaagaagaaatgaaaatcatCAGAGAAAAACTTAATCGTCTCCCTCAGGCTCTACAAGAGCAA GTGCAAATGTTGACATCTCACCGGGCAGCCTGCAAAGACTTCCAGCAAATGAGTGGCAATGAAGAGCCCCAGGCCTGGCATGAGGTACAGGAACCATCCCCACCAAAGTTACTACAAGTTGAGCATGACCTGAAGATGGTGCAGGAAAAGTGGACACATTTGAACAAGGAGCTGCAAATGTGTCTGAAGCCCTTGGAGTGGGAAAGGAATCCTTGA